DNA from Clostridia bacterium:
CGCCATTAATGGGGGCAGCCCCCGCCCTTGACTGATCACGAACACATAATCTTAACTCTTCGGAGTGGGTCCCCTGTCGGCTCAATACCAGTGGGACCGCGAGTTAGATTAGAATTGAAGCGCGATGATGCACTCACTTCTGGTCGCCTTCGTTTCAGCGTGCATGTTATTGGCGCAGGCGAACCCTGGCGGGGGCTCAATTGCAGGCCATGTCGTGAACTCCCTGACAAGCGCACCCGTCCCGAGGGCGACGGTCATTTTGACGGCCGCTCAGGTACGTTTGGTCGCCGCTAGCGACTCCGGAGGGAGATTCGAGTTCACCGCGCTGCCCGCCGGAACGTACAGATTGTCCGCGACCCGCGCCGGGTTCCTCGACCACGGAGCGGGCCGCCCGATTTCACTCGGCGAGAATGAACACGTAACTGCTGCTGAGATCCGGCTTCCGCCTCAGAGCGTTATTTCCGGTCACGTGCTTGATGAGGTTGGAGAACCGGTCGACCGCGCCCGCCTATGGATATTCAAGCAGGTCTACCGCTATGGACAAAGGATGTGGGACCGACTCAACACGGTCGAGACGGGCGACACCGGCGCGTACCGATTCGGGAACCTCAGGCCTGGCCGCTACCTGGTACAGGCTTTTGATCATCGTGCGCCCGTTGACAACCGGTACGGCACTCCACCGGCGAGCTTCTATGTTCCCGCTTTCTATCCGAGTGCGGCCACCCAGCAGGAGGCTATGCCGGTTACGGTGGGAGTCGGTGCAGAGGTCAGCAGTATCAATATCCAACTTTTCAAGGTTAACAGGCCACCTTCCGTCCGCATCAGAGGAAGGGTGATAGGGTTGCCTCCGAATTCCCCAATTATCGTCTCCGTCGGTCTGTCTCCGACAGACGGCAACTTCTTCGGGAATGCATCCACGCAAGCGATGCCTCCCAACTATGCATTCGAGATGCGCGCTCCGCCCGGTCAATACGTCATCTCCGGGTCTGTTTACTCCGGCGGCCCAGAGGCTTACGGGGCAGCAAGTATTGCCGTTACAGGAGAACTTGACGGCGTCATACTCACGATGCGCCCGGCCCCCGACATCTCCAGTCGAATCAT
Protein-coding regions in this window:
- a CDS encoding carboxypeptidase regulatory-like domain-containing protein gives rise to the protein MMHSLLVAFVSACMLLAQANPGGGSIAGHVVNSLTSAPVPRATVILTAAQVRLVAASDSGGRFEFTALPAGTYRLSATRAGFLDHGAGRPISLGENEHVTAAEIRLPPQSVISGHVLDEVGEPVDRARLWIFKQVYRYGQRMWDRLNTVETGDTGAYRFGNLRPGRYLVQAFDHRAPVDNRYGTPPASFYVPAFYPSAATQQEAMPVTVGVGAEVSSINIQLFKVNRPPSVRIRGRVIGLPPNSPIIVSVGLSPTDGNFFGNASTQAMPPNYAFEMRAPPGQYVISGSVYSGGPEAYGAASIAVTGELDGVILTMRPAPDISSRIILAEGGQVNLKDVSITIAGISTFLASGEFKLQSDALGKLNSFPTAVRRPGHFSIVNMRSLPDGYFLRGVKLDGQEISPEDFEIQGSAELEFVLSNTAGMIAGTVVDAERKPVPGSTVTLISGDGRSRSAKQSVDDGGMFRFTNLRPGPYKLFAWEEVDDDLWPDPEFRKKYDDRATEVTLRANEKQNAQLLPISAEEVK